The Salvelinus fontinalis isolate EN_2023a chromosome 34, ASM2944872v1, whole genome shotgun sequence region atagGCCTATACCTTCAGATATTAGGCATATTACACATGTATTTGCGTGTGTTGAGAATTGTATATTTCCCCACTATTTTGGGCTTATTTTTGTTAATATTTCTAATAATGTTAATGTAACAATTGTTATGTAACCTAATACTTAAATTAATGATTTCGTAATGGATTTTAGGACAGTGTGTTATTGTTAAATTGCTTTTAAACATATATGGTAAATAGTAAACCTTCACATTATTATCTCAGTAAAATCAGTGACTTTTGTCTTATACAGCCCACTACCATGACCCCACCCATCGctgtctttggggggggggggggggggggggcgttccgATCCTTTTAAAAACGCTGCTCAAACGAAGACCAAGTGTATATGATTCGTTAGCCTCTGTGAAAGAAACTTCAACAGCCAGCAACATGGTTCAGTGGACAGACTTTGAGCGCGCCACCATTCAGAGCGTCTTCGAGAAGATGGACTACGATGACGTAGGCCCCGCGGCTCTTTCCAGGTAGTGCGTTTAAAACTGGGGTCACAAATTATTGGAGATAGTCATGTTATTATATTGTTATTATATTAGTATGCGCTTGTTATTATGATTTTCAAGACGAATTCGTATTCCTTCCTTGCGTGTAATTAACACGTAATTGACCTTTACAAATGACACATTCATTGATTACCATAAGATATGTGTGGATGCAGATATCACGTTTCTGTCATTCTTGACTGTTTATTATTTCTACAGGTGTCTGGTCGTGTACCCCTGGACCCAGAGGTATTTCGGTAACTTTGGAAACCTGTACAACGCCGCTGCCATCCAGGGAAACCCAATGGTCGCCGCTCACGGAAAGACCGTTCTGCACGGACTGGACCGGGCTGTCAAGAACATGGATGACATCAAGTCCACCTACGCAGAGCTGAGCGTGCTGCACTCCGAGAAACTGCACGTGGATCCCGACAACTTCCGGGTAAAGTTAAATGTTCTACTTCATACAAGGTACTTGCCTATCTATTATAATAGTGTGTCAGAATGCGTTTTTTTACATGTCCACGGCTCCTTTCTTTTGCAGCTGCTGGCTGACTGCCTTACTATTGTTGTTGCTGCGAGAATGGGTGCTGCCTTCACCGCTGACGTCCAGGGCGCGTTCCAGAAGTTCCTGGCCGTCGTGGTGAGCTCCCTGGGCAAACAGTACCACTAGAGCAAACAGTACCACTAGAACCCCTCCACTCAGAGACGGACGACCACCAGAGTACCAACAAGCGCTGATCATTTGTTTTAGAGGCACATGTTGTTCCTTCTACTAAAGCAAATAAAATCAGCAAATTAATATTTTTATCTGTGCCTTTTTTTTCATGCATGAACATCAATATGGTGGCACATATAGCAGACTAATAGGCCTAATATGGTAATATGATAGGCTATGGGTGTGAATATCGCAAAAACTTTGTTAACCACCAGATATGGGTAATGTGCAATATATACAAATATTTAGCAAATAGACTGACATGTTACATTAGCTGTGCGTGAGCGAACCATATAATGAAGACAAACGTGTGTCCAGAGATGCAGCATTGATACATTGAGTCAAATAAGAGCAGAGCTGCAACGATAAATTCCTGTTTAAACACACAATCGTCATCCATAAAGGTTCAACAGAACTTTTCATAACAgatctgttattcaatgtttGGTTGATGTCTTAGTGTGGCAAGAAATTGTTGAATGGTCGAGAGTTTAACCAGATCaaaatgacatacattttcatGTATGAATAATAATACATCAATTGGTCAATAGAACCCTATAAAGTACAAAATACATTTGTCAGAGGCACCTCCTGTCATGGCCAGCTGTGGAACCATAATAACCTTACATAAAGTGTTCAGATAGGAATCTATTAAAGTCATTAGATTACAGATTATtaaatcaatcaattaatcaaccaATAATCTTAAGAAATTCAACAAGATATAACTGTCTGTGTATTTCATTTGACATCgtgtataaatgcaacatgtaacttTTCACATTTTATTGAAAACTAAACCACATTGGTTTATAAAAATGCATTAACAATATGTTACAATTATAGCATGATCAACAAAACCACTAGGTTATGTTTTACACGTTATGTACGTTTTATGTGTATAGGAAATGTGTTTAGGAAATTTTAAGTGTATAGGAAATGTAATTAATAAATAATATCAACCCattcataatatatatatatatatatatatatatatatatatatatatatatatatatatttgagtcCTTAATTAGCCTATTTATCTAATATATACTATTTTTGTATATCAAATAGTTTATGTGGTCTTATGTAAAATAATTTGTTCAATATTGTTTATCAGCAAGTTCTAAGCGAGCCGTTTGATAAATCTATAGGCTACTATTTCAACTTTGTTCCCCTTCTCGAAttttttctttttactttttaaACTTTTACTGCCAACTTCTCATTAATAATAGACTGATGAATCAATTAATTTATCAACCACTATTGCTAAGAAATTAAAGAAGATATACATTTTAAGTAGTGTAAAATTCGACATTTAACTGTTGACATTTTATGGAAACTGAACCACATtggttaataaaaaaaataaaaaaatgttataaATGTAGCATGATCAGCCATTCAAAATCATTTGGCTATGTTTTACGTTTAAGTATTATAGACAATATCTGCTTATAATCTATTCATAATATTTACAAATAATATGCTGGTAGTCTATCAAATCCTTTTTCGATGTTGTTTACAAGCATTTCACCcgaaataacatctgctaaacatgtttatgtgacaaataacatttgatttgtttgtATGTCAAATTGTTTGTTCAATCTTGTTTTTCAATAGCAAGTTCGAAGAGGGCTATTTGATTATTCTATAGGCTACTGCCGGTATTTGTACTTTCAGTTCCTCGTTACCACTTTTATATTTTTAGACTACCTACGAAACCTTTACTGCAAACTTCTTAGAGGACTGCTCATGGACATGCGGCAATGTTTTGCACTGTCTCCGTTTTCTTTATGAATACGTTTTAGCATTTCGTCAAGATTTTGAGAAATAGTTATTTCAGCCTTAAAAATAGCAGCGTATTTCATCAGATCAAGTCCAGACGCTACAACACGACTCATTAAAAAGCAAAGTAAAGATCAGATGACGTGCGTTTGAACATTTATTCATAATTTAGAACAAGACAGAGCATTGAGAACATGCTCTGTCTGGTCTGATGATGCCCCATATTTTATCTGTACTTTTCGGCCAGAGCCAGGGCCAGTTCGGCCAGGAACTTGTCCACGGACACATCAACCTCTGGAGTGAAGTCAGCGGGGAACAAAGTGGCCAGCACCACCAATATGTTGTGGGACAGGATCTACAAGAGGAAATAAATGGAAATTAGTTCGTATGCAGCTTTAATGTAGGCTATTTTAGCCTATGTTGTCTATTGTACTGTAAAACGTAGCCGATTGAAATGTTATAAATATTATACTGTCCTCACCTTGAAGTTGGCTGGATCTATACGCAGCTGGAAGGCGTGC contains the following coding sequences:
- the LOC129833123 gene encoding hemoglobin subunit beta isoform X2, giving the protein MVQWTDFERATIQSVFEKMDYDDVGPAALSRCLVVYPWTQRYFGNFGNLYNAAAIQGNPMVAAHGKTVLHGLDRAVKNMDDIKSTYAELSVLHSEKLHVDPDNFRLLADCLTIVVAARMGAAFTADVQGAFQKFLAVVVSSLGKQYH
- the LOC129833123 gene encoding hemoglobin subunit beta isoform X1 — translated: MVQWTDFERATIQSVFEKMDYDDVGPAALSRCLVVYPWTQRYFGNFGNLYNAAAIQGNPMVAAHGKTVLHGLDRAVKNMDDIKSTYAELSVLHSEKLHVDPDNFRVKLNVLLHTRYLPIYYNSVSECVFLHVHGSFLLQLLADCLTIVVAARMGAAFTADVQGAFQKFLAVVVSSLGKQYH
- the LOC129833128 gene encoding hemoglobin embryonic subunit alpha-like, translated to MGGVREAVAKIYDLTLSELHAFQLRIDPANFKILSHNILVVLATLFPADFTPEVDVSVDKFLAELALALAEKYR